The Hyphomonadaceae bacterium ML37 genome includes a region encoding these proteins:
- a CDS encoding pentapeptide repeat-containing protein gives MMKHLIGLITLTVIVSSAAAAQNPGQIARAQNGADCPGCNLFQADLSYRALDRADFSRARLRQTDLSLSTFNHARFDGADLVTANLFAARFTGANFAHADLSRATLVGAHFGSANFTGARLDGANLSGAEMADARGLTRAQLASACGDASTTLPPGLTAPACRPAGLTAN, from the coding sequence ATGATGAAACATCTCATTGGCCTGATCACGCTGACGGTCATCGTCAGTTCAGCCGCCGCCGCGCAAAACCCCGGCCAGATCGCGCGCGCCCAGAACGGCGCCGACTGCCCCGGCTGCAATCTGTTTCAGGCCGATTTGTCATACAGGGCGCTCGACCGGGCCGATTTCTCGCGCGCCCGGCTACGTCAGACGGACTTGAGCCTCTCGACCTTCAACCATGCGCGCTTTGACGGTGCAGACCTGGTCACGGCGAACCTGTTCGCGGCGCGCTTCACCGGCGCGAACTTCGCCCATGCCGATCTCAGCCGCGCCACGCTGGTCGGGGCGCATTTCGGCAGCGCCAATTTTACCGGCGCGCGTCTCGACGGGGCCAATCTGTCGGGCGCCGAAATGGCGGATGCGCGCGGCCTCACCCGGGCTCAACTCGCCAGCGCGTGCGGCGACGCCTCGACCACCCTGCCCCCGGGCCTGACCGCGCCGGCCTGCCGGCCTGCGGGCCTTACTGCGAATTAA
- the secD gene encoding protein translocase subunit SecD: MLYFAPWKTVLILAVILIGFVFTLPNFVPESVRYDSDGRANAPWTVLPNQTINLGLDLQGGSHLVFQVDLDEVRQDRLSNLQEDVRALFRRAPPILSAPPAVIDNQVVVRLSDPADMERAIERLDEINERVSGAGGQAGTARTLNIQDAGDGRTIAVEITQAELDSIRQRTVQQSIEIIRRRIDGMGTTEPVIARQGDDRVLVQVPGESDPQRIIELVGTTARMTFHMVESGVDVGPDCRGRTPPGVVVYPTDEPTEPCLAVQRRALVTGEQLVRTGQSFDENGQPVVAFTFNQSGARAFGEVTQTNIGRRFAVVLDDVIITAPVIRSAILGGSGIIQGNFTVASASDLATMIGAGALPARLAPIEERTVGASQGQDSIERGQIAILIGFGLVIVFMWLAYGYFGVVSTAALITNIFLLLGALSGLQATLTLPGIAGIVLTIGMAVDANVLIYERIREEWQAGRTLASSIENGYNHALSAILDANITTFIAAAVLYMLGAGPVRGFAVTLGIGIITSVFTAFVLSRLLISIWLRVARPKKLAM; encoded by the coding sequence ATGCTCTATTTCGCTCCCTGGAAGACGGTGCTGATCCTGGCCGTCATTCTGATCGGCTTCGTGTTCACCCTGCCCAATTTCGTGCCGGAATCGGTCCGGTATGATTCGGACGGGCGGGCTAATGCGCCCTGGACTGTTCTGCCCAACCAGACCATCAATCTGGGGCTTGATCTCCAGGGCGGGTCGCATCTGGTTTTCCAAGTCGATCTTGACGAGGTGCGTCAGGACCGGCTGAGCAATCTGCAGGAAGATGTGCGCGCGCTGTTTCGCCGTGCGCCGCCCATCCTGTCGGCCCCGCCTGCGGTGATCGACAATCAGGTGGTGGTCAGACTGTCGGACCCGGCGGACATGGAGCGCGCCATTGAGCGCCTGGACGAGATCAACGAGCGCGTGTCCGGCGCAGGCGGTCAGGCCGGGACGGCCCGCACGCTGAATATTCAGGATGCCGGGGACGGGCGCACCATTGCAGTGGAGATCACCCAGGCGGAGCTTGACTCCATCCGCCAGCGGACGGTGCAGCAATCCATCGAGATCATCCGGCGGCGTATTGACGGCATGGGCACCACTGAACCGGTCATCGCCCGGCAGGGTGACGACCGGGTGCTGGTCCAGGTGCCCGGCGAGAGCGACCCCCAGCGCATTATCGAGCTGGTCGGAACCACGGCCCGCATGACCTTCCACATGGTGGAGTCCGGCGTTGATGTCGGTCCAGATTGCCGCGGCCGCACGCCTCCGGGTGTGGTGGTCTACCCCACTGACGAGCCCACAGAGCCGTGTCTGGCGGTGCAGCGCCGCGCCCTGGTGACCGGCGAGCAGCTCGTGCGCACGGGCCAGAGCTTTGACGAGAACGGCCAGCCTGTTGTGGCTTTCACGTTCAATCAGTCCGGGGCGCGGGCCTTTGGCGAGGTGACCCAGACCAATATCGGCCGGCGCTTCGCCGTGGTGCTGGATGATGTGATCATCACCGCCCCGGTCATCCGTTCGGCGATCCTGGGCGGATCGGGCATCATCCAGGGCAATTTCACCGTCGCGTCGGCGTCCGATCTGGCCACCATGATCGGCGCGGGCGCGCTGCCGGCCCGTCTGGCGCCGATCGAAGAACGCACGGTTGGGGCCAGTCAGGGGCAGGACTCCATCGAACGCGGCCAGATTGCGATCCTGATCGGCTTCGGTCTGGTGATCGTGTTCATGTGGCTGGCCTATGGTTATTTCGGCGTGGTCTCCACCGCAGCGCTGATCACCAATATCTTCTTGCTGCTGGGCGCCCTGTCAGGCCTTCAGGCGACGCTGACCCTGCCGGGCATTGCCGGGATCGTGCTGACCATCGGCATGGCGGTGGACGCCAACGTGCTGATCTACGAGCGCATACGCGAGGAATGGCAGGCCGGGCGCACGCTCGCGAGCTCCATCGAGAATGGTTACAACCACGCCCTCTCGGCCATTCTGGACGCCAATATAACCACCTTCATCGCAGCCGCCGTCCTCTACATGCTGGGGGCGGGACCGGTGCGCGGCTTCGCCGTGACGCTGGGCATAGGGATCATCACGTCGGTGTTTACCGCGTTCGTGCTGTCGCGCCTGCTGATCTCGATCTGGCTGCGGGTTGCGCGGCCCAAGAAATTGGCGATGTAG
- a CDS encoding Mth938-like domain-containing protein: MPPDVRAPAIDAYGDGGFRIGGVRKDGATLILDGAARAWRDAPEDAAGLTPGHFTDLLNAQARPDMVVLGAGERLIHPPAAVRKAFRDAGIGLEVMDTGSACRAYNLLAGEARRVYAALLPV; this comes from the coding sequence TTGCCCCCTGACGTGCGAGCCCCGGCGATTGACGCCTATGGCGATGGGGGCTTCCGCATTGGCGGCGTGCGCAAGGATGGCGCGACGCTGATCCTCGACGGTGCAGCCCGCGCCTGGCGCGATGCGCCGGAAGACGCCGCCGGGCTCACCCCTGGGCATTTCACCGATTTGCTGAATGCGCAGGCGCGCCCTGACATGGTGGTGCTGGGCGCCGGGGAGCGGCTGATCCATCCGCCCGCCGCTGTGCGCAAGGCGTTCCGCGATGCCGGAATCGGGCTTGAGGTGATGGATACCGGATCGGCCTGCCGCGCCTATAACCTTCTGGCGGGAGAGGCGCGGCGCGTCTACGCCGCGCTGCTGCCGGTCTAG
- a CDS encoding M23 family metallopeptidase — protein MRQSARRLLLGSVVLALGACGTAPRAPAPIDHGSAASTPAAACGRTVTVQRGDTLSAIALRCRTTIEALASENSLSSPYTLRAGQSLRMPGPSVYTVRRGDNLYRIALNHGMSTRELARLNGISENTTIHPGQELRVSGSPRQIVAEAPPRQTTGGGATTRPPVTASPPPPPPPPPPSAPAPAFLWPLQGQVVAQFGNVSGRRLDGIRISARVGEPVRAAAAGEVVYAGNELQGYGELVLIRHEDRWVTAYGLNSVLRVQQGQQVNAGDHIADAGGAGPGEGPVLHFEIRRGVTPVNPIDQLPRR, from the coding sequence ATGCGTCAGAGCGCCCGGCGCCTGTTGCTTGGAAGTGTGGTGTTGGCGCTGGGCGCGTGCGGAACTGCGCCGCGCGCGCCAGCGCCCATTGACCATGGCAGCGCCGCCAGCACCCCGGCGGCGGCCTGCGGCCGCACAGTTACAGTTCAGCGCGGCGACACGCTCAGCGCGATTGCTTTGCGGTGCCGGACCACGATTGAAGCGTTGGCGTCCGAGAACAGCCTGTCGTCTCCCTACACCTTGAGGGCCGGGCAAAGCCTGCGCATGCCCGGGCCATCGGTCTATACCGTGCGGCGCGGCGATAATCTGTACCGCATTGCGCTCAATCACGGCATGAGCACGCGCGAGCTCGCCCGGCTCAACGGCATAAGCGAAAACACGACGATTCATCCCGGCCAGGAATTGCGCGTCTCAGGATCGCCGCGCCAGATCGTCGCCGAAGCGCCGCCGCGTCAAACCACCGGTGGCGGCGCGACGACGCGCCCCCCTGTCACGGCCAGCCCGCCCCCCCCACCACCACCTCCGCCGCCCAGCGCGCCTGCGCCCGCTTTCCTCTGGCCGCTGCAAGGTCAGGTCGTGGCTCAGTTCGGCAATGTGTCGGGCCGTCGCCTCGATGGCATCCGCATCTCCGCACGGGTCGGCGAACCGGTGCGCGCGGCCGCAGCAGGGGAGGTGGTCTACGCGGGTAATGAGTTGCAGGGCTATGGCGAGCTGGTGCTGATCCGCCATGAGGACCGGTGGGTGACGGCCTATGGCCTCAACTCGGTCTTGCGCGTCCAGCAGGGTCAGCAGGTCAACGCCGGCGACCATATCGCCGACGCGGGCGGCGCCGGCCCGGGCGAGGGGCCAGTGCTGCACTTTGAAATTCGCCGCGGCGTGACCCCGGTCAATCCGATTGACCAATTGCCGCGGCGCTAG
- the secF gene encoding protein translocase subunit SecF: protein MNFFPLVRLLPEETQFRFIRMRVAAFALSLVMVLGSVGAFFTLGLNLGIDFRGGTSIALTTAPEPADLAQIRGALADLGLGDVQVQEFGSASDVLVRIAMVDVETAERVSGAPVEDFEAAQQAVRRVVQAALNESLTSVEYLSVEVVGPQVSGELVVAGATAVIVALLLMLLYIWFRFEWQYSVGAVVALIHDVILTIGFFAVTQLEFNLPTIAAILTIVGYSMNDTVVVYDRIREMFRKFKSKPTPDVLDMAINATLSRTMLTSGTTLVAIVAMAVIGGPALEVFAFALIWGVTIGTFSSIFVAAPLLTLTGVKRESREEDAALAP from the coding sequence ATGAACTTCTTCCCCCTGGTGCGCCTGCTTCCCGAGGAAACGCAATTCCGGTTCATCCGGATGCGGGTTGCGGCCTTCGCTCTGTCTCTGGTGATGGTGCTGGGCTCGGTCGGCGCCTTCTTCACCCTCGGGCTCAATCTTGGCATTGATTTTCGCGGCGGCACGTCCATCGCGCTGACCACCGCCCCGGAGCCGGCTGATCTGGCGCAGATCCGCGGCGCGCTGGCCGACCTCGGTCTGGGCGATGTGCAGGTGCAGGAATTTGGCAGCGCGTCGGATGTGCTGGTGCGCATCGCCATGGTCGATGTTGAGACAGCCGAACGGGTGTCCGGCGCGCCGGTAGAGGACTTCGAGGCGGCCCAGCAAGCGGTGCGCCGTGTGGTTCAGGCCGCGCTCAACGAAAGCCTGACGTCGGTGGAATATCTCAGCGTCGAGGTGGTGGGCCCCCAGGTGTCCGGCGAGCTGGTCGTCGCGGGCGCGACCGCTGTGATCGTCGCGCTCTTGCTGATGCTGCTCTACATCTGGTTCCGGTTCGAGTGGCAGTATTCGGTCGGCGCGGTGGTTGCACTGATCCATGACGTGATCCTGACAATCGGCTTTTTCGCCGTCACCCAGCTTGAATTCAATCTGCCGACCATCGCGGCGATCCTCACCATCGTTGGCTATTCGATGAACGACACGGTGGTGGTGTATGACCGCATCCGTGAGATGTTCCGCAAATTCAAGAGCAAGCCGACACCTGACGTGCTGGATATGGCGATCAATGCGACCCTGTCGCGCACCATGCTGACGTCGGGCACGACGCTGGTGGCGATCGTGGCCATGGCGGTGATCGGCGGTCCGGCGCTGGAAGTCTTTGCGTTCGCGCTGATCTGGGGCGTCACCATCGGGACGTTCTCGTCCATCTTCGTCGCCGCGCCCTTGCTCACCCTGACCGGGGTCAAGCGCGAGAGCCGTGAAGAGGACGCTGCGCTTGCCCCCTGA
- a CDS encoding pentapeptide repeat-containing protein, translating into MIVRAFTFTVCALFLASAQAAAQEPHRRLVISGDCLQCDFAGKNLAGIHILGGDFSGTRLNGAEMLGARILDVRLDGADMGGVSLAEAHLADTSLQGASLGGARLDRARLHRVNLQNARLDASRLDGAVMLLTDMSGAQMRQVSAVGAILRQSSLERADLRDADLTGAHIVSGRLGGVDLRSAVMTGMIIENSDLTGADLRGAHLTGARFIAANLSGADFRGAQGIDADTFRLACGDDRTRLPEAPALAACSEPVQIARFVAAQRSGRMSADQRARMNDVRTALEQSLAHSERAFMSRHHAPSEAFEAARQGLRAAAEAMAAAELDAEQTTWRFEMRRSEIGEPLRVMIEQSATPPRAPRRTTLNAEPVRPAQPPEPRRDRPSERPRDRPDR; encoded by the coding sequence ATGATCGTGCGTGCTTTCACTTTCACCGTATGCGCCCTTTTTCTCGCCTCGGCCCAGGCTGCGGCGCAGGAACCGCATCGCCGGCTGGTGATCAGCGGCGACTGCCTGCAATGCGACTTTGCGGGCAAGAATCTCGCCGGCATTCACATTCTGGGCGGGGATTTTTCCGGCACGCGGCTCAATGGCGCGGAGATGCTGGGCGCGCGCATTCTGGACGTGCGTCTCGACGGCGCCGACATGGGCGGCGTATCCCTCGCCGAAGCCCATCTGGCTGACACCTCGCTTCAAGGCGCCTCGCTGGGCGGCGCACGCTTGGACCGGGCGCGCCTGCACCGCGTCAATCTTCAGAACGCCCGCCTTGACGCGAGCCGTCTGGACGGCGCGGTGATGCTGCTGACCGACATGTCCGGCGCCCAGATGCGCCAGGTCAGCGCGGTTGGCGCCATTCTGCGCCAGAGCAGTCTGGAGCGCGCCGATCTGCGCGACGCCGATCTGACCGGCGCCCATATCGTTTCCGGGCGCCTGGGCGGCGTGGACCTGCGCAGCGCGGTCATGACCGGCATGATTATCGAGAACTCCGACCTCACGGGCGCCGATCTGCGCGGCGCGCATCTGACCGGCGCGCGCTTCATCGCGGCGAATCTGTCCGGCGCCGATTTCCGCGGTGCACAGGGCATAGACGCCGACACCTTCCGCCTGGCGTGCGGGGATGATCGAACCCGCCTGCCCGAAGCGCCGGCCCTGGCCGCGTGCAGCGAGCCCGTCCAGATCGCCCGGTTTGTCGCCGCGCAGCGTTCCGGCCGCATGTCCGCCGATCAGCGCGCCCGCATGAACGATGTTCGCACGGCCCTGGAACAATCGCTGGCTCATTCCGAGCGCGCCTTCATGTCGCGCCACCACGCGCCGTCCGAAGCGTTTGAAGCCGCCCGCCAGGGGCTGCGCGCCGCCGCCGAAGCCATGGCCGCTGCTGAACTGGACGCCGAACAGACCACCTGGCGCTTTGAGATGCGCCGGTCGGAAATCGGCGAGCCGCTGCGCGTGATGATCGAACAGTCAGCCACCCCCCCGCGCGCGCCCCGGCGCACCACGCTGAATGCGGAACCTGTGCGCCCCGCCCAGCCGCCCGAACCGCGCCGGGACAGGCCGAGCGAAAGGCCGCGCGACCGGCCGGACCGCTAG
- a CDS encoding DUF6491 family protein, whose amino-acid sequence MIKQFMGAAVIALGLSGAVHAQSDEARADARLAQFAETGETRSCLSTTRIRNITPLDDSRWLVTTRGGDTYLNEVSRGCFGAASPFSYIEYRVPGGQLCRGEIIRVVDQSAQTVRGACGLGEYQRLEPVSSETADTGA is encoded by the coding sequence ATGATCAAGCAATTCATGGGCGCCGCCGTGATCGCTCTGGGCCTGAGCGGGGCTGTTCACGCCCAGTCCGATGAGGCGCGGGCCGATGCACGCCTCGCGCAATTCGCCGAGACCGGCGAAACGCGCAGCTGCCTGTCGACAACCCGCATCCGCAACATCACCCCCCTGGACGACAGCCGTTGGCTGGTGACCACACGGGGCGGCGACACCTATCTCAACGAGGTCAGCCGCGGCTGCTTCGGCGCCGCCAGTCCGTTCAGCTATATCGAGTACCGCGTGCCCGGCGGCCAGCTGTGCCGGGGCGAGATCATCCGCGTGGTCGATCAGTCGGCCCAGACAGTGCGCGGCGCCTGCGGGCTCGGCGAGTATCAGCGGCTTGAGCCTGTTTCATCCGAGACGGCCGATACGGGCGCTTAG
- the yajC gene encoding preprotein translocase subunit YajC produces MTVATDTFLIAAAAGGSQFLSTLLMIVAFIAIFYFLIMRPQQQQAKRHREMIANLRRGDEVVSGGGLIGKVARLTDDEATLELSEGVRVKVIKATITQVRTRTEPANDSGDGDDGEPAPAVKPAARKPAARKPAARKAPAKPAGDTPTE; encoded by the coding sequence ATGACCGTCGCGACCGACACTTTCCTTATTGCCGCCGCCGCCGGCGGTTCGCAGTTTCTCAGCACGCTCCTGATGATCGTGGCGTTCATCGCCATCTTCTACTTCCTCATCATGCGCCCCCAGCAGCAGCAGGCGAAACGTCATCGCGAGATGATCGCCAATCTGCGCCGCGGCGACGAAGTGGTCAGCGGCGGCGGCCTGATCGGCAAGGTCGCGCGTCTGACCGATGACGAGGCCACGCTGGAATTGTCCGAGGGTGTGCGCGTCAAGGTCATCAAGGCCACGATCACTCAGGTGCGCACCCGCACCGAGCCGGCCAATGATTCCGGCGATGGTGATGACGGTGAGCCTGCGCCGGCCGTCAAGCCGGCCGCCAGGAAGCCCGCTGCGCGCAAACCCGCCGCCCGCAAGGCGCCGGCCAAGCCCGCTGGCGATACGCCGACAGAATAA
- the aspS gene encoding aspartate--tRNA ligase: MHAYRTHTCGALRKADVGQTARLSGWIHRKRDHGGLLFVDLRDHYGLTQCVLEPDNAHFATLERLRVESVVCVTGEVIARTGETVNAGLPTGEVELRVTDVQVLSAAEELPLPVFGEPDWSEEVRLKHRYVDLRRESLHKRIVLRSKIIDSLRRRMTDQGFTEYQTPILTASSPEGARDFLVPSRLHPGKFYALPQAPQQFKQLIMVSGFDRYFQIAPCFRDEDARADRAPGEFYQLDMEMSFVTQEDVFNAIEPVLHGVFKEFAGDRHVPDEAFARIPYAEAIRSYGSDKPDLRNPIKMQAVTEHFAGSGFKVFAGMIEKNPKVEVWAIPAKSGGSRAFCDRMNAWAQKEGQPGLGYIFWREASENRTDIDKKLMLSMLGNAIGTGQEEEVLEAYRKHFEKIEGSGPIAKNIGPERTAAIAAQLGLEAGDAVFFAAGDPKAFCSFAGKARDVVGRELGLFEENIFKFCWIIDFPMYEWDEENKKVEFSHNPFSMPQMDADAFMALSADDHETLLGLNAWQYDIVCNGVELSSGAIRNHRPDVMLKAFEFAGYGPETVETAFGGMLNAFRCGAPPHGGIAPGVDRIVMLLAGVENLREVVMFPKDQQARDLMMNAPGEPELRQLRELHLRTVAPEPKKA, encoded by the coding sequence ATGCACGCCTATCGCACCCATACTTGCGGCGCCCTGCGCAAGGCCGATGTCGGCCAGACCGCGCGCCTGTCCGGCTGGATCCATCGCAAGCGCGACCATGGCGGATTGCTGTTCGTGGACTTGCGCGATCATTACGGCCTGACCCAGTGCGTGCTGGAGCCGGACAATGCGCATTTCGCCACGCTGGAGCGCCTGCGGGTGGAGAGCGTGGTGTGCGTCACGGGCGAGGTGATTGCCCGCACCGGCGAGACGGTGAACGCCGGTCTGCCCACCGGTGAGGTCGAGCTGCGCGTCACCGACGTGCAGGTCCTGTCCGCTGCCGAGGAATTGCCGCTGCCGGTGTTCGGCGAGCCGGACTGGTCCGAAGAAGTGCGCCTGAAGCACCGCTATGTGGATCTGCGCCGCGAGAGCCTGCACAAGCGCATCGTGCTGCGTAGCAAGATCATCGACTCCCTGCGCCGCCGCATGACCGATCAGGGCTTTACCGAATACCAGACCCCGATCCTGACCGCGTCCTCGCCTGAAGGCGCGCGCGACTTCCTGGTGCCGTCGCGCCTGCATCCGGGCAAGTTCTACGCGCTGCCCCAAGCGCCCCAGCAGTTCAAACAGCTGATCATGGTGTCGGGCTTTGACCGGTATTTCCAGATCGCGCCGTGCTTCCGTGACGAGGACGCGCGCGCCGACCGGGCGCCGGGCGAGTTCTACCAGCTCGACATGGAAATGAGCTTCGTCACTCAGGAAGACGTGTTCAACGCCATCGAGCCGGTGCTGCACGGCGTGTTCAAGGAGTTCGCCGGTGACCGCCACGTCCCCGACGAGGCGTTTGCGCGCATTCCCTATGCCGAGGCGATCCGCTCCTATGGCTCGGACAAGCCCGATCTGCGCAACCCGATCAAAATGCAGGCGGTGACCGAACACTTCGCCGGGTCCGGCTTCAAGGTGTTCGCCGGCATGATCGAGAAGAACCCTAAAGTGGAAGTCTGGGCGATCCCGGCCAAGTCCGGCGGCAGCCGCGCCTTCTGCGACCGGATGAACGCCTGGGCGCAGAAAGAAGGCCAGCCAGGTCTGGGCTATATCTTCTGGCGTGAGGCGTCTGAGAACCGAACTGACATCGACAAAAAGCTGATGCTCAGCATGTTAGGAAATGCGATCGGAACGGGCCAAGAAGAAGAGGTTCTGGAAGCGTACCGGAAGCACTTTGAGAAAATTGAGGGCTCTGGTCCGATTGCCAAGAACATCGGGCCAGAGCGGACAGCGGCAATTGCTGCACAGCTGGGCCTGGAAGCGGGCGATGCGGTGTTCTTCGCCGCCGGCGATCCCAAAGCGTTCTGCAGCTTCGCCGGCAAGGCGCGCGACGTGGTCGGGCGCGAGCTGGGCCTGTTTGAAGAAAACATCTTCAAATTCTGCTGGATCATCGATTTCCCAATGTATGAGTGGGACGAGGAGAACAAGAAGGTGGAGTTCTCTCACAACCCGTTCTCCATGCCGCAAATGGACGCCGACGCCTTCATGGCGCTCAGCGCCGATGATCACGAGACCCTGCTGGGCCTGAACGCCTGGCAGTACGACATCGTGTGCAACGGCGTGGAGCTGTCTTCCGGCGCCATCCGGAACCACCGCCCCGACGTGATGCTGAAAGCGTTCGAGTTCGCGGGCTACGGCCCCGAAACTGTCGAGACGGCGTTTGGCGGCATGCTCAACGCCTTCCGTTGCGGCGCGCCGCCCCACGGCGGCATCGCGCCGGGCGTGGACCGCATCGTCATGCTGCTGGCGGGCGTGGAGAATCTGCGCGAAGTGGTGATGTTCCCGAAGGATCAGCAGGCGCGCGATCTGATGATGAATGCGCCCGGCGAGCCGGAACTGCGCCAGCTGCGCGAACTGCACCTGCGCACGGTGGCCCCGGAGCCGAAAAAGGCCTGA
- a CDS encoding 1-acyl-sn-glycerol-3-phosphate acyltransferase, which yields MRAHLFNAGFWALSALAVLLFSPVLLLPGRGGVAFAIHWHARAFRLWLKVCGVSVEYRGLHHVPAIPAPVFAAKHQSWGDGLLQVARDSELAYVIGDHMLAFPLAGRYLQKAGAVVVDASAGGRRAPGAFEAGVERLAREGRAALIFPEGGIAEVGTRLRYRKGVHKLARALDREVIPVATNLGCFWPRKDWTLTPGKAVVEFMAPMTPGYDAVAFVKQLEDVIETRTRALEAEARRSRP from the coding sequence ATGCGCGCACACCTCTTCAATGCCGGTTTCTGGGCCCTGTCGGCCCTTGCGGTGCTCCTCTTCTCGCCCGTCCTGCTGCTGCCTGGCCGGGGCGGCGTGGCGTTCGCCATTCATTGGCATGCGCGGGCCTTTCGGCTGTGGCTAAAGGTGTGCGGCGTCAGCGTGGAGTATCGCGGGCTGCACCATGTGCCCGCCATCCCTGCCCCGGTCTTCGCCGCAAAGCACCAGAGTTGGGGCGACGGCCTCCTGCAGGTCGCGCGCGATTCCGAGCTCGCCTATGTCATCGGCGACCACATGCTCGCCTTCCCTCTTGCGGGGCGGTATTTGCAGAAGGCGGGCGCCGTCGTGGTGGACGCCAGCGCCGGCGGGCGCCGTGCGCCGGGCGCGTTTGAAGCCGGCGTGGAGCGATTGGCCCGCGAGGGGCGCGCCGCGCTGATCTTTCCCGAAGGCGGCATCGCCGAGGTCGGGACGCGCCTGCGCTACCGCAAGGGCGTGCACAAGCTCGCGCGCGCCCTGGACCGCGAGGTGATCCCGGTGGCGACCAATCTGGGCTGCTTCTGGCCGCGCAAGGACTGGACGCTCACCCCCGGCAAGGCAGTGGTGGAGTTCATGGCCCCCATGACGCCGGGCTATGACGCCGTCGCCTTCGTCAAACAGCTTGAGGACGTGATCGAGACCCGCACCCGCGCGCTGGAGGCCGAGGCGCGCCGCTCCAGACCCTGA